In one Arachis duranensis cultivar V14167 chromosome 9, aradu.V14167.gnm2.J7QH, whole genome shotgun sequence genomic region, the following are encoded:
- the LOC107464352 gene encoding kunitz-type trypsin inhibitor KTI1-like: MKATTTTTNVFAIFILFAFIFNHLPSLATAELVDTDGNLIRNGGLYYILPVFRGNGGGIGRTSTGNETCPLTVVQQRSEVDNGLPIIISSPFRIGFLYEGLPLDLSFSFVPLCTPTPSKWTLVKGLLEGEGATVKLTGFYENEVQGWFEIRKHLDDYKLSFCASSNNNCMDVGVKRDDEGNRLLVATEDNPFVVNFKKATSSYSA; the protein is encoded by the coding sequence atgaaggctactaccaccaccaccaatgtCTTCGCCATTTTCATTCTCTTTGCTTTCATCTTCAACCACCTACCTTCTTTAGCCACGGCTGAGTTGGTCGACACAGACGGCAACCTTATCCGAAACGGCGGCTTATACTACATCCTCCCAGTTTTCCGAGGCAACGGTGGCGGAATAGGCCGAACATCCACCGGAAACGAAACGTGTCCACTAACGGTTGTCCAACAACGCTCCGAAGTGGACAACGGATTACCAATTATAATTTCATCTCCATTCAGAATCGGTTTTCTCTATGAAGGACTTCCTTTGGACCTATCCTTTTCATTTGTTCCTTTATGTACTCCTACTCCTTCCAAGTGGACCCTCGTTAAGGGTCTATTGGAAGGAGAAGGAGCCACGGTAAAACTCACTGGTTTTTACGAGAACGAGGTGCAGGGTTGGTTTGAGATAAGGAAACACTTGGATGACTATAAACTTAGCTTTTGTGCTTCTTCAAATAATAATTGCATGGATGTTGGGGTTAAACGTGATGATGAGGGAAATAGGCTTTTGGTTGCAACGGAAGATAACCCTTTTGTGGTTAATTTTAAGAAAGCTACGTCGTCTTATTCTGCTTGA
- the LOC107464386 gene encoding 2-methyl-6-phytyl-1,4-hydroquinone methyltransferase, chloroplastic-like has protein sequence MARLRSPSSSRTQQLRPVQKISSEINLQFQKLLRRDNFQSCQHALLVPKEEDYTEWFKNADFKDFKLKRIGPKWYRDVWRHGLIMGCSVIGVKPFCGDSPLKLGPKVEDVKKPLNPLVFLSRLILGAIAAT, from the exons atggCGCGGCTCCGgtcaccatcatcaagtcggacacaacagctccgaccagtacagaagatctcgtccgagatcaacctacagtttcag AAATTGCTCAGACGTGATAATTTTCAATCTTGCCAGCATGCATTATTAGTCCCAAAGGAGGAAGACTATACTGAATGGTTTAAAAATGCTGACTTCAAAGATTTCAAGCTTAAAAGGATAGGTCCAAAGTGGTACCGTGATGTGTGGAGGCATGGTTTGATCATGGGTTGCTCTGTGATTGGTGTGAAGCCATTTTGTGGAGACTCTCCCCTCAAG CTTGGTCCAAAGGTAGAGGATGTGAAGAAGCCTCTGAATCCACTTGTGTTTCTTTCTCGATTAATTCTTGGTGCAATTGCAGCCACTTAG
- the LOC107464510 gene encoding factor Xa inhibitor BuXI: MKATTTTNVFAIFILFAFISIHLPSLATAELVDTDGNLLENGGLYFILPVFRGNGGGIGRISTGNETCPLTVVQQRSEVDNGSPIIISSPLKIPFLREGFSLDLSFSAVPFCTPTPSKWTLVKGLLEGEGATVKLTGFYENEMQGWFEIRKTLDAFKLTFCASSNNNCMDIGVKRDDVGNRLLVATEDNPFVVMFKKATSSYSA; this comes from the coding sequence atgaaggcTACAACCACCACCAATGTCTTCGCCATTTTCATTCTCTTTGCTTTCATCTCCATCCACCTACCTTCTTTAGCCACGGCTGAGTTGGTCGACACAGACGGCAACCTTCTCGAAAACGGCGGCTTATACTTCATCCTCCCAGTTTTTCGAGGCAACGGTGGCGGAATAGGCCGAATATCAACCGGAAACGAAACGTGTCCACTAACCGTTGTCCAACAACGCTCCGAAGTGGACAACGGATCACCAATTATAATTTCATCTCCATTGAAAATTCCTTTTCTCCGTGAAGGATTTTCTTTGGACCTGTCCTTTTCAGCTGTTCCTTTCTGTACTCCTACTCCTTCCAAGTGGACCCTCGTTAAGGGTCTACTCGAAGGAGAAGGAGCCACGGTGAAACTCACCGGTTTTTACGAGAACGAGATGCAGGGTTGGTTTGAGATAAGGAAAACCTTGGATGCCTTTAAACTTACCTTCTGTGCTTCTTCAAATAATAATTGCATGGATATTGGGGTTAAACGTGATGATGTGGGAAATAGGCTTTTGGTTGCAACGGAAGATAACCCTTTTGTGGTTATGTTTAAGAAAGCTACGTCGTCTTATTCTGCTTGA